One genomic window of Deltaproteobacteria bacterium includes the following:
- the crcB gene encoding fluoride efflux transporter CrcB, translated as MIPILLVAVGGALGAVARYLVATAFAHRLGVQWPWGTLFINLSGCLLISLFLGAGSERIADSNLRYLLPIGFVGAYTTFSTYEYETMRLFQLGRGSGALAYVAASNVLGFAAVYAGAWLGRR; from the coding sequence GTGATTCCAATCCTGCTCGTCGCGGTGGGTGGCGCGCTCGGAGCGGTTGCGCGGTACCTCGTCGCGACCGCTTTCGCGCATCGTCTCGGGGTGCAATGGCCATGGGGCACGCTGTTCATCAACCTGAGCGGCTGTCTGTTGATCTCGCTCTTCCTCGGCGCGGGGTCGGAGCGGATCGCGGACTCGAACCTGCGGTACCTGTTGCCCATCGGCTTCGTCGGCGCATACACGACGTTCTCGACGTACGAGTACGAGACGATGAGGTTGTTCCAACTCGGCCGCGGCAGCGGGGCGCTGGCTTACGTCGCGGCGAGCAACGTGCTCGGCTTCGCGGCGGTCTATGCGGGCGCATGGCTCGGGCGCCGATGA
- the thyX gene encoding FAD-dependent thymidylate synthase: MDVVLIDLANDPLTKLYGAYRTCYTPKTPREVWDDIAAGGLSKAKIAQFVEERLKTGHVSPLEQVVFWFGISGVSRSLSHQFVRHRIGISFEQQSQRYVRFTGKNEERLEYVMPESWREAGRAKEFEKLMEEITRVYREAVAAGIPAEDARFVLPNAAPTNFQIMVNFAELLHIADLRLCTRAQWEIRQMVARMRSELMRKVPELARYLQPKCGEKRMGYCDEDVKAYEACPLSNSRPHKLQVIEVFKRVRAESGKPMRDLDETDFKAAEEFREAKV; this comes from the coding sequence ATGGACGTCGTCCTCATCGACCTCGCCAACGACCCGCTCACCAAGCTCTACGGCGCCTATCGCACCTGCTACACGCCGAAGACGCCACGCGAAGTCTGGGACGACATCGCTGCGGGCGGGCTGTCCAAAGCGAAGATCGCCCAGTTCGTCGAGGAACGCCTGAAGACCGGACACGTCTCGCCGCTCGAGCAGGTGGTCTTCTGGTTCGGCATTTCCGGGGTCTCGCGCTCGCTCAGCCATCAGTTCGTGCGGCACCGCATCGGCATCTCCTTCGAGCAGCAGTCGCAGCGCTACGTGCGCTTCACCGGAAAGAACGAGGAGCGGCTCGAGTACGTGATGCCCGAGAGCTGGCGCGAGGCGGGCAGGGCGAAGGAGTTCGAGAAGCTGATGGAGGAGATCACCCGGGTCTACCGGGAGGCGGTGGCGGCCGGCATCCCGGCCGAGGACGCGCGCTTCGTCCTCCCCAACGCCGCGCCCACCAACTTCCAGATCATGGTCAACTTCGCCGAGCTCCTGCACATCGCCGACCTTCGGCTTTGCACGCGGGCGCAGTGGGAGATCCGGCAGATGGTCGCGCGCATGCGCAGCGAGCTGATGCGCAAGGTGCCGGAGCTTGCCCGTTACCTGCAGCCGAAGTGCGGCGAGAAGCGGATGGGATACTGCGACGAGGACGTGAAGGCCTACGAGGCTTGTCCGCTCTCGAACTCGCGGCCGCACAAGCTGCAAGTCATCGAGGTGTTCAAGCGCGTCCGGGCCGAGAGCGGCAAGCCGATGCGCGACCTGGACGAGACGGACTTCAAGGCCGCGGAGGAGTTCCGCGAGGCCAAGGTGTGA
- a CDS encoding magnesium transporter — MPEPDVLSPDELRDAWPALSAEERAEGLKLLPRDTAEDLFFSISPREQVELILALPQAEQRSWARGLAPDDAADLVQEAPPEYRDRLLAMLDEQTRREVQALLAYREDHAGGLMSPRFARLRPEMTVDEAVTYLRRQTRQSVEMTYYAYVLDSSQRLLGVVSFRELMAARGDRRVSELMHTDVRSVDEDADQEVVARLFRETSLMAIPVLDAERRMKGIVTVDDIVEVVSEEATEDIQKLGGSESLGEPYLTIALARMIRKRAGWLAALFLGEMLAAT; from the coding sequence GTGCCGGAGCCGGACGTTCTCTCTCCGGACGAGCTACGCGATGCGTGGCCGGCGCTTTCGGCGGAGGAGCGCGCGGAGGGCCTCAAGCTTCTTCCCCGGGACACAGCCGAAGACCTCTTCTTCAGCATCTCTCCGCGCGAGCAGGTCGAGCTCATCCTCGCCCTTCCGCAGGCGGAGCAGCGCTCCTGGGCTCGCGGTCTGGCGCCCGACGACGCCGCCGACCTCGTGCAGGAGGCTCCCCCCGAATACCGGGATCGGCTTTTGGCGATGCTCGACGAGCAGACCCGGCGCGAGGTCCAGGCGCTGCTCGCCTATCGCGAGGACCACGCCGGCGGTCTGATGAGCCCGCGCTTCGCGCGGCTGCGGCCGGAGATGACGGTGGACGAAGCCGTCACGTACCTGCGGCGCCAGACGCGCCAGTCGGTGGAGATGACGTACTACGCGTACGTCCTCGACTCCAGTCAGCGGCTGCTGGGGGTGGTCTCCTTCCGCGAGCTGATGGCGGCGCGCGGCGATCGCCGCGTCAGCGAGCTGATGCACACCGACGTCCGATCCGTCGACGAGGACGCGGACCAGGAAGTGGTGGCGCGGCTCTTCCGCGAGACCAGCCTGATGGCCATCCCCGTCCTCGATGCCGAGCGGCGGATGAAGGGTATCGTCACCGTCGACGACATCGTCGAGGTGGTGAGCGAGGAAGCCACCGAGGACATCCAGAAGCTGGGCGGCAGCGAGAGCCTCGGCGAGCCCTATCTGACCATCGCGCTCGCGCGCATGATCCGCAAGCGCGCCGGCTGGCTGGCGGCGCTCTTCCTCGGCGAGATGCTCGCGGCGACC
- a CDS encoding MGMT family protein, whose protein sequence is MARAPMTAFLRAVRRIVRSIPRGTTLSYGEVAIRAGKPGGARAVVAALHRLDDVPWWRVARHDGTLAPPVARDQAALLRQEGWKGRQRGRKRG, encoded by the coding sequence ATGGCTCGGGCGCCGATGACCGCGTTCCTGCGCGCGGTGCGCCGGATCGTCCGGAGCATTCCGCGCGGGACCACGCTCTCCTACGGTGAGGTGGCGATCCGCGCCGGCAAGCCCGGCGGAGCGCGCGCGGTGGTCGCCGCCCTCCACCGGCTCGACGACGTCCCATGGTGGCGCGTGGCGCGTCACGACGGCACGCTTGCTCCGCCCGTCGCGCGCGACCAGGCCGCCCTCCTCCGCCAGGAAGGGTGGAAAGGTCGCCAGCGCGGGCGAAAGCGCGGATAA
- a CDS encoding response regulator — protein MAIAPRDDARKRSRRGTAQPLRARHPPRRAGLESRRHPTKNRAPMWAHVHAFSALARPCGHAHTSAGISRSCCCDPQRNTTDRRGTPMVGIEIVNFPNTVLIVDDEPIVVQVLQRVLPKQGLRVISVSNAEEALGVLQRENFGCMLADKNLPGKDGLALVAAVRKLQPHCACIVMTAYASTSSAVEALRLGAADYLEKPFQDIELVAEKVRRAIEHQRADFDRTRFLRRLREFEAELDKKESEVTEQRTEIDMFNEVLEARVDLATRDLLAERDELRKQLGSSAEIRQGAEIVGVEMALILLEDLQRRPGLDVAPFRGELQRVIRQLQSHVRRLRGDQAA, from the coding sequence ATGGCCATTGCACCCCGAGACGATGCGCGAAAGCGGTCGCGACGAGGTACCGCGCAACCGCTCCGAGCGCGCCACCCACCGCGACGAGCAGGATTGGAATCACGACGACATCCTACGAAAAACCGCGCCCCAATGTGGGCGCATGTGCACGCGTTCAGCGCCCTCGCCCGGCCCTGCGGACACGCGCATACAAGCGCCGGAATTTCACGAAGTTGCTGCTGCGATCCGCAGCGGAATACAACCGATCGACGAGGGACACCGATGGTCGGGATCGAGATCGTGAACTTCCCCAACACGGTCCTCATCGTGGACGACGAGCCGATCGTCGTGCAGGTGCTCCAGCGGGTGCTGCCGAAGCAAGGCCTCCGCGTGATCTCCGTTTCCAACGCGGAAGAGGCCCTCGGCGTCCTGCAGCGCGAGAACTTCGGTTGCATGCTGGCGGACAAGAACCTGCCCGGAAAGGACGGGCTGGCCCTGGTTGCCGCCGTCCGCAAGCTGCAGCCGCACTGCGCGTGCATCGTGATGACGGCGTACGCCTCGACGTCGTCGGCGGTCGAGGCGCTCCGCCTCGGCGCGGCCGATTACCTGGAGAAGCCGTTCCAGGACATCGAGCTCGTGGCCGAGAAGGTGCGCCGCGCGATCGAGCACCAGCGGGCGGACTTCGACCGGACCCGGTTCCTCCGGCGGCTGCGCGAGTTCGAGGCGGAGCTGGACAAGAAAGAGTCCGAGGTCACTGAACAGCGCACCGAGATCGACATGTTCAACGAGGTCCTCGAGGCGCGCGTCGACCTCGCCACCCGCGATCTCCTGGCCGAGCGCGACGAGCTGCGCAAGCAACTCGGCAGCAGCGCCGAGATCCGGCAGGGCGCCGAGATCGTCGGCGTCGAGATGGCGCTGATCCTTCTCGAGGATCTGCAGCGGCGTCCCGGCCTCGACGTGGCCCCGTTCCGGGGCGAGCTGCAGCGCGTGATCCGCCAGCTGCAGTCGCACGTCCGGCGCTTGCGCGGCGACCAGGCGGCGTGA